The genomic segment aaaataaggttatttaaTTAGTAAAGAAACAAAGAATTAGTTTGAAAAAAATAtagtaattataatatattaacattCCATATTTGAAGACTGACCAGACAGATTatcgaataaaaaaaaaaaaaaagaccttgGCAGTATCATGTCTGATGACACTTATTCAGTTTCCAGTATAAGAGAGAGACAGAGTGCAGTGCAGCCTCATTCACTCACCCCTGCTCTTTTCTCGTGACAAAGCCCTTTACGTGAACTCctcgtttttcttttctttttcagacCACCTCTCCTTCCCTCTCTTTTGTTTCTGCGCAACAATATTACAAACCATCTTCTTCTTCCTTATATAACCAACATGCCCATCTACCCTCCTCTCTCTTTTGTTTCTTTCCCTTTCTCTCTCATTCAACCCTTTCTTTTCCTAAAACTATGGGCTCCTCTCCTTGGATTCTGATACTATCTCTACTGGGATTTCCTGCAAAAAaaactttcatcttttatttagGTTTTCAATCTCCAGCTTTATCTCCCTTCTTTTTGTAAGCTGTGATGTTTTTCATCCATATGAAAGTTGCTGTCTTTAGCTCCAACCTCACAGCTTCTTCGTCTAAAATTTGAGATTTGGAGCCAAAATTGAAGGGAAAACGTAATGTGGGTTCTAATCAGCAAGTGATTGTATTTGTTgttgaattttcatttgataaaaAGATAAAGCTCAAATAATGGCATATTTGTACTTGTCATTTTTGCTTGTTTGGTTTCTATCGAAATCATTTCTTGGGGAGGCTCAGCTCAATGACCAAGCTACATTGTTAGCCATTAAGGAAGAGCTTGGGGGTGTAGCAGGTTGGGGTGATAACCAAACAGATTACTGCCGCTGGGAAGGTATTCGTTGTGGCTTGAACCATTCCCTTGTTGAAAGACTGGATCTTTCTAGGCGTATGCTTAGAGGTAATGTTCCTCTCATCTCTAATCTTAAAGCATTGAAGGAGCTTGACCTTTCTTATAATAACTTCAATGGACGGATTCCTTCAGCTTTTGGGAATTTATCTGAGCTTGAATATCTGGATCTGTCATTGAATAAGTTTGAAGGTTCTATTCCAGTGGAGTTGGGTGGCCTTAGAAACCTTAGATCATTGAACTTGTCAAACAACTTTCTTGTAGGAGAGATACCTCAAGAACTTGAGATGCTAGCAAAGTTGCAGGATTTTCAGATTTCTAGCAATAGATGGAATGGTTCTATTCCCCATTGGGTTGGCCGTTTGACCAATTTGAGAGTTTTTACAGCCTATGAGAACCAGTTAGTTGGTAAGATTCCTGATAATCTAGGTTTGGTTTCTGAACTGGTGTTGCTAAACCTTCATTCAAACCAGCTTGATGGGTCAATACCAAAAAGCATATTTGCCATGgggaagcttgaaattttggtTCTCACCCAGAATGGACTTACTGGTGAGCTTCCTGAAGAAGTTGGTAATTGCAGAGGCCTTTCTAGTGTTCGTATTGGGAATAATAAACTTGTTGGCACCATTCCCAGGACCATTGGAAATGACACTAGCCTCACATACTTTGAGGCAGATAACAACAACCTCTCTGGTGAAATTGTCTCGGAGTTTGCGCTGTGTACTAATCTTACACTCCTAAACTTGGCCTACAATGGATTTACAGGAATAATTCCGCCGGAGATTGGACGACTTATGAATTTTCAAGAGTTGATTCTTTCTGGAAACAGTCTGTCTGGGGATATTCCGAGATCAATTCTGGGGTGCAAGAATCTTAACAAGCTTGATTTAAGCGAGAACCAGTTTAATGGTACTATACcaaataaaatttgtaatatgACAAGATTGCAATACTTGCTCTTGGATCAGAACTCATTCAAAGGGGAAATACCTCATGAGATTGGGAATTGTGTGAAACTGCTTCATTTGCAGCTTGGCAACAACTTTTTCACTGGAAGTATTCCTCCTGAGATCGGTCGTATTCGCAACTTGCAGATAGCTCTAAATTTGAGCTTCAATCGTCTCCATGGTCAATTGCCATCGGAATTAGGGAAACTAGATAAGTTGGTCTCTCTGGATGTCTCCAGTAATCAGCTTACTGGTAATATTCCACCAGCATTTAAAGGCATGTTGAGCTTGATAGAAGTCaatttctcaaataattttctcactgGTCCGATCCCGACATTCGTACCATTCCAGAAAAGTCCGGATTCAAGCTTTCAAGCAAATAAAGGGCTTTGTGGGGAGCCATTGAGCTTCACATGTGCAAACTCTGATCCCGCGGACTACCACCATACTGTCTCTTACAGGATCATACTAGCTGTTATCGGTTCAGGTCTAGCTGTGTTTGTATCAGTCAGTGTAGTGGTGGTCCTGTTTATGATGAGGGAGAGACAAGAGAAGGCCGCAAGAAGCGTAGAGATTGAAGATGAAGAAACCAGTGACCAGCCAACCATCATAGCAGGGACTGTGTTTGTCGAGAATCTCAGGCAGGCTGTAGATCTAGATGCTGTAGTCAAAGCCACTTTAAAGGATTCAAACAAAATCAACAATGGGACTTTCAGCACCAGTTACAAGGCAGTTATGCCTTCCGGATTGATTTTGTCAGTAAAGAAACTGAAGTCGATGGATAGGACCATAGTTCATCATCAAAACAAGATGATTAGGGAGCTGGAAAGACTAAGCAAGCTTTGTCATGATAATCTCGTACATCCTATCGGTTTCGTCATCTATGAAGATGTCGCTCTTCTGTTACATCATTATTTACCAAATGGCACACTTGCACAACTTCTTCACGAATCGTCGCAGCAGTCAGAGTATCAGCCAGACTGGCCCAGAAGACTATCAATAGCCATTGGAGTAGCAGAAGGATTGGCTTTTCTCCATCATGTGGCAGTTATCCACCTTGATATATCTTCGAGCAATGTACTTTTAGATGCGGACTTTAAGCCATTGGTTGGGGAGATCGAAATATCAAAGCTCTTAGATCCATCCAAAGGTACTGCAAGTATCAGCGCTGTTGCTGGTTCCTTCGGCTACATTCCCCCAGGTAAATTAAGTTACTGTATTATCCTGTTTCCTTGTCGccatttttatgtaattttgaatttgtttatCTGTTTTTATTTTTCGTCCAGAATACGCATATACAATGCAAGTCACCGCTCCTGGAAATGTGTATAGCTATGGTGTGGTGTTGCTTGAGATCCTCACCACACGATTTCCAGTGGATGAGGA from the Gossypium hirsutum isolate 1008001.06 chromosome D09, Gossypium_hirsutum_v2.1, whole genome shotgun sequence genome contains:
- the LOC107891305 gene encoding leucine-rich repeat receptor-like tyrosine-protein kinase PXC3, which produces MAYLYLSFLLVWFLSKSFLGEAQLNDQATLLAIKEELGGVAGWGDNQTDYCRWEGIRCGLNHSLVERLDLSRRMLRGNVPLISNLKALKELDLSYNNFNGRIPSAFGNLSELEYLDLSLNKFEGSIPVELGGLRNLRSLNLSNNFLVGEIPQELEMLAKLQDFQISSNRWNGSIPHWVGRLTNLRVFTAYENQLVGKIPDNLGLVSELVLLNLHSNQLDGSIPKSIFAMGKLEILVLTQNGLTGELPEEVGNCRGLSSVRIGNNKLVGTIPRTIGNDTSLTYFEADNNNLSGEIVSEFALCTNLTLLNLAYNGFTGIIPPEIGRLMNFQELILSGNSLSGDIPRSILGCKNLNKLDLSENQFNGTIPNKICNMTRLQYLLLDQNSFKGEIPHEIGNCVKLLHLQLGNNFFTGSIPPEIGRIRNLQIALNLSFNRLHGQLPSELGKLDKLVSLDVSSNQLTGNIPPAFKGMLSLIEVNFSNNFLTGPIPTFVPFQKSPDSSFQANKGLCGEPLSFTCANSDPADYHHTVSYRIILAVIGSGLAVFVSVSVVVVLFMMRERQEKAARSVEIEDEETSDQPTIIAGTVFVENLRQAVDLDAVVKATLKDSNKINNGTFSTSYKAVMPSGLILSVKKLKSMDRTIVHHQNKMIRELERLSKLCHDNLVHPIGFVIYEDVALLLHHYLPNGTLAQLLHESSQQSEYQPDWPRRLSIAIGVAEGLAFLHHVAVIHLDISSSNVLLDADFKPLVGEIEISKLLDPSKGTASISAVAGSFGYIPPEYAYTMQVTAPGNVYSYGVVLLEILTTRFPVDEDFGEGVDLVKWVHGARARGETPEQILDARLSTVSFGWRREMLAALKVALLCTDTTPAKRPKMKKVVEMLQEIRQN